Proteins encoded in a region of the Candidatus Nitrosomarinus catalina genome:
- a CDS encoding 6-hydroxymethylpterin diphosphokinase MptE-like protein — MMILGWKTRYLSILKELKYSEKKDKESTIILDSILKKTKNIEKVEKLIQGNTVFVIGSGPSLSFAIPELKKFKKSIKIAADSSLKPLIDNGIIPDIIVTDLDGDENAIKKISKKKSIFVVHAHGDNIEKLQMVKKIKNCIGTTQTEPFNKIQNFGGFTDGDRGVFLASYFDAKKIILFGMDFGTRIGKFSNTKKSDRKIKLKKLKIAKDLLIWLSSITKSELFTTSMPIKGFKKIPYKDLDIIIT, encoded by the coding sequence ATGATGATTTTAGGTTGGAAAACAAGATATCTATCAATTTTAAAAGAATTGAAATATTCTGAAAAAAAAGATAAGGAATCAACCATAATACTTGACTCTATTTTAAAAAAAACAAAGAATATAGAAAAAGTTGAAAAATTAATTCAAGGAAATACAGTATTTGTTATAGGTTCTGGACCATCATTATCATTTGCAATCCCTGAATTAAAGAAATTTAAAAAATCTATAAAAATTGCAGCTGATAGTTCTTTAAAACCATTAATAGACAATGGGATAATTCCAGACATCATTGTAACAGATTTAGATGGAGATGAAAATGCTATCAAAAAAATTTCAAAGAAAAAATCAATTTTTGTAGTTCATGCACATGGAGACAATATTGAAAAATTACAAATGGTAAAAAAAATTAAAAATTGTATTGGGACAACTCAAACAGAACCATTTAATAAAATTCAAAATTTCGGAGGATTTACAGATGGAGACAGAGGTGTTTTTTTAGCAAGTTATTTTGATGCAAAAAAAATTATTCTTTTTGGAATGGATTTTGGAACGCGAATAGGTAAATTTTCTAATACAAAAAAATCTGACAGAAAAATAAAATTAAAGAAATTGAAAATAGCCAAAGATCTTTTAATTTGGTTATCATCGATCACAAAATCAGAGTTATTTACTACATCGATGCCAATTAAAGGATTTAAAAAAATACCATACAAAGACTTGGATATCATAATTACCTAG
- the thsB gene encoding thermosome subunit beta, whose amino-acid sequence MASIQQGPNGPVLVLKESALQQKGKDAQQNNIAAAKLVAELVKSSLGPRGLDKMLVDSLGDVTITNDGATILKEIDVQHPAAKMIVEISKTVDNEVGDGTTSSVVFGGALLARAEDLLKKDVHSSTIIEGFQAASEKVLEIYSQLSKKVEPDDKASLLKIASTSMQSKLISEDSSSLSKIVVDAILSIATKKGDEYFVDLENIKVEKKPGGSIEDTQIIKGIVLDKEIVHSGMPTRIDKASIALINSALEIEKTEMSAEIRITDPTQMQMFLEEENRMLKTMVDKLHDVGANVLICQKGIDDIAQHYLAKHGIMAIRRVKESDMIKLSKATDGRVISNLDDLTEKDLGSADLAHQKKVESDKWVFIEGCKHPQSVTLLIRGGTQRVIDEVDRSIHDSLMVVKDVIEKPEIVAGGGAPESFAAAQLKDWADNFDGREQLAIKKYAEALEIIPLTIAENAGMDPIDTMATLRSKQNQGQKWTGIDAKNTKIADMMAINVVEPIAVKEQIIKSATEAACMILRIDDVIAISGGPGGGGGMPPMG is encoded by the coding sequence ATGGCATCAATTCAACAAGGACCAAATGGACCTGTACTAGTTCTTAAAGAAAGTGCATTACAACAAAAAGGTAAAGATGCACAACAAAACAATATTGCTGCAGCAAAACTAGTTGCAGAATTAGTTAAAAGTAGTCTTGGACCTCGTGGCCTTGATAAAATGCTAGTAGATTCCTTAGGTGACGTTACAATTACAAATGATGGTGCAACAATTCTCAAAGAAATTGATGTTCAACATCCAGCAGCCAAAATGATAGTTGAGATTTCTAAAACAGTAGATAATGAAGTAGGCGATGGAACAACTTCTTCTGTAGTTTTTGGTGGTGCATTATTAGCAAGAGCAGAAGATCTTTTGAAAAAAGATGTTCATTCATCAACTATTATTGAAGGTTTTCAAGCAGCATCTGAAAAAGTTCTTGAAATTTATTCACAATTATCTAAAAAAGTAGAACCTGATGACAAAGCATCACTTCTAAAAATTGCTTCAACAAGTATGCAATCAAAATTAATTTCTGAAGATAGTAGTAGCTTATCAAAAATTGTAGTAGATGCAATTCTTAGCATTGCAACCAAAAAAGGAGATGAATATTTTGTTGATCTTGAAAATATTAAAGTTGAAAAGAAACCAGGTGGTTCAATCGAAGATACACAAATTATCAAAGGAATTGTTTTAGATAAAGAAATTGTTCACAGTGGAATGCCAACTAGAATTGATAAGGCAAGTATCGCATTGATAAACTCTGCATTAGAAATTGAAAAAACTGAAATGAGTGCAGAAATTAGAATTACTGATCCAACTCAAATGCAAATGTTCTTAGAAGAAGAAAACAGAATGCTCAAAACTATGGTTGATAAATTACATGATGTTGGAGCCAATGTTTTGATTTGTCAAAAAGGAATTGACGATATTGCACAACATTATCTTGCAAAGCACGGCATCATGGCAATTCGTCGTGTTAAAGAAAGTGATATGATAAAACTTTCAAAAGCTACTGATGGACGTGTAATTAGTAATTTAGATGATTTAACTGAAAAAGATCTTGGATCTGCAGATTTGGCTCACCAAAAGAAAGTTGAATCTGATAAATGGGTATTCATTGAAGGTTGTAAACATCCACAATCCGTTACATTGCTAATTCGCGGAGGAACTCAAAGAGTAATAGATGAGGTTGACCGTTCTATTCATGATTCACTAATGGTAGTAAAAGATGTAATTGAAAAACCAGAAATTGTTGCAGGTGGAGGAGCTCCTGAATCATTTGCAGCAGCACAACTAAAAGACTGGGCTGATAATTTTGATGGAAGAGAACAACTTGCAATTAAGAAATATGCTGAAGCATTAGAAATCATACCATTAACAATTGCCGAAAATGCAGGAATGGACCCTATTGACACTATGGCCACTTTAAGATCAAAACAAAACCAAGGTCAAAAATGGACAGGTATTGATGCAAAAAATACAAAAATTGCTGATATGATGGCAATTAATGTTGTAGAACCAATTGCAGTTAAAGAACAAATCATCAAATCTGCAACTGAAGCAGCATGCATGATACTAAGAATTGATGATGTTATTGCCATATCTGGTGGTCCAGGTGGCGGTGGCGGCATGCCTCCAATGGGATAA
- a CDS encoding DUF2024 family protein codes for MDFHVFDTYVKANDGHTMHFDVITDKKNNEEAIGFAKEWLRSINENDSIVTSEECKFCHSESVSEDIEIEIMTNGYFIVEMEGCPQ; via the coding sequence ATGGATTTTCATGTCTTTGACACATATGTAAAAGCAAATGATGGTCATACAATGCACTTTGATGTGATTACTGATAAAAAAAATAATGAAGAAGCAATTGGGTTTGCAAAAGAATGGTTAAGATCAATTAATGAAAATGATTCCATAGTAACTAGTGAAGAGTGTAAATTTTGTCATTCAGAATCAGTTTCAGAAGATATAGAGATTGAGATTATGACAAACGGTTATTTTATTGTAGAAATGGAAGGATGTCCACAATAA
- the guaB gene encoding IMP dehydrogenase codes for MEFKEGLTFDDVLLVPKYSDITSRTQTNLTTQLSRNISLNIPFVSANMDTVTESSMAVAIARAGGIGIIHRFLTIEEQADEVLKVKRSGSVIIENPYSITGDKTIEDALDYAENQDISGLLVVDDNSKLIGIVTERDLLFANSKNLIQDVMTKDVITAKAGVSIDDAKELLHKHRIEKLPLIDDSGLVKGLITSKDITNNADYPNASKDSKGRPLVGAAVGVKGDFLERSESLLEAGADTLVVDIAHGHSENAISTVKHIKKAFPDCELIAGNIATAQGAEDLMKAGVDAVKVGVGSGSICITRVITGSGVPQLTAVMDCAKIGRDYGIPIISDGGTRTSGDATKALAAGASTVMVGSMLGGTDESPGTVLTKNGKRFKVYRGMASLAASIGRKSKETGSTSFDDDLNDYVAEGVEAMVPYKGTVVDILKQLTGGVRSGLSYCGAHTIPQMQTNAEFIKMSRAGFAESQPHDVSLM; via the coding sequence TTGGAATTTAAAGAAGGATTAACATTTGACGACGTTCTTCTTGTACCCAAATATTCAGATATTACTAGTAGAACTCAAACTAATCTAACCACTCAACTATCTCGAAATATCTCTCTAAACATACCATTTGTTAGTGCAAATATGGATACTGTAACTGAATCATCTATGGCAGTCGCTATTGCTCGTGCAGGTGGAATTGGAATTATTCACAGGTTTTTAACAATTGAAGAACAAGCTGATGAAGTTCTTAAAGTTAAACGATCTGGAAGTGTCATTATCGAGAATCCTTATTCAATAACTGGAGATAAAACAATTGAAGATGCATTAGATTATGCTGAAAATCAAGATATTTCTGGATTATTAGTTGTTGATGATAACTCAAAATTAATTGGTATTGTAACTGAAAGGGATTTACTATTTGCAAATTCTAAAAACCTTATTCAAGATGTAATGACTAAAGACGTAATCACCGCAAAAGCTGGTGTATCAATTGATGATGCAAAAGAACTTTTACACAAACATAGAATTGAGAAATTACCTCTTATTGACGATTCAGGATTGGTGAAAGGTTTGATTACCAGTAAAGACATTACAAATAATGCTGATTATCCAAATGCATCAAAAGATAGTAAAGGTCGACCTTTGGTTGGAGCTGCAGTTGGAGTAAAAGGTGACTTTTTAGAAAGAAGTGAATCTCTTTTAGAAGCAGGAGCTGATACTTTGGTTGTTGATATTGCTCATGGTCATAGTGAAAATGCAATTAGTACTGTAAAACATATCAAAAAAGCATTTCCTGATTGTGAATTAATTGCAGGAAATATTGCAACTGCTCAAGGAGCTGAAGATTTAATGAAAGCAGGTGTTGATGCAGTAAAAGTTGGGGTTGGCTCAGGCTCAATTTGCATTACAAGAGTAATTACTGGTTCAGGAGTTCCACAATTGACTGCTGTAATGGATTGTGCAAAAATAGGACGTGATTATGGAATTCCAATTATTTCTGATGGAGGTACTAGAACTTCTGGTGATGCTACAAAAGCATTAGCAGCTGGTGCTTCAACTGTTATGGTTGGAAGTATGTTAGGTGGAACTGACGAATCTCCAGGAACCGTCCTAACAAAGAATGGTAAGCGTTTCAAAGTATATCGTGGAATGGCATCTTTAGCAGCATCAATTGGAAGAAAATCTAAAGAAACAGGCTCAACATCATTTGATGACGATCTAAATGATTATGTTGCAGAAGGAGTTGAAGCTATGGTTCCATACAAAGGAACTGTTGTAGATATTTTAAAACAATTAACTGGTGGAGTTCGCTCAGGTTTAAGTTATTGTGGTGCACATACAATTCCTCAAATGCAAACAAATGCAGAATTTATCAAAATGTCAAGAGCTGGATTTGCAGAAAGTCAGCCTCATGATGTTTCTTTAATGTAG
- a CDS encoding exosome complex RNA-binding protein Csl4 — protein sequence MSDNSVFPGDKIASIEEYEAGNNTFDDGDMVRAAAVGEKNMDKETRVVDINHPKLLSVPKVGDVIIGTVAAVMSSMIAVTIDYINGNPTTSKVECICGTRNMRIRNVALVNDIASLKIVAHLNGTIHAVMNEPDLGIMFTKCRKCVGKVVSKSSDAIKCTDCGWIDERKLSSNFGKSNFVKLRE from the coding sequence ATGTCAGATAATTCAGTTTTTCCCGGTGATAAAATAGCATCAATTGAAGAATACGAGGCTGGAAATAACACGTTTGATGATGGAGATATGGTAAGAGCAGCCGCAGTAGGGGAGAAAAATATGGATAAAGAAACACGAGTAGTTGACATCAATCATCCAAAATTATTATCAGTTCCAAAAGTTGGAGATGTAATTATCGGCACAGTTGCAGCTGTAATGTCGTCAATGATTGCAGTCACAATTGATTACATTAATGGAAATCCAACTACTTCAAAAGTAGAATGTATTTGTGGTACACGAAATATGAGAATAAGAAATGTAGCACTTGTTAATGATATTGCATCATTGAAGATTGTTGCTCATCTAAATGGAACAATTCATGCAGTAATGAATGAACCAGATTTAGGAATTATGTTTACAAAATGTAGAAAATGTGTAGGAAAAGTTGTTTCCAAGTCTTCAGATGCAATAAAATGTACAGATTGCGGATGGATTGATGAAAGAAAACTTTCTTCAAATTTTGGAAAAAGCAATTTCGTAAAATTGAGAGAGTAA
- a CDS encoding ROK family protein yields the protein MHKIGIDLGGTKTEIIVLDESLNILERKRVPTPKDNYEKIIQNIVNLVNEVSQNISNFSIGVCCPGAISKNSGLIKNSNTQCLIGKSLKKDLENKLKKNISIENDANCFALSESKMGAGIGFDFVFGVILGTGVGGGIVIRDSLHCGRTNIAGEWGHHTLHQNGNSCYCGKSGCVETYLSGPSLEKRWNQLTGLTQSMPEIIDNLDSKIGKSWKNEFLENFGYGLANVIDILDPDAIILGGGLSNIDFLYDEGKNSIYSKVFSDIVETPILKNKLGDSSGVFGAALLD from the coding sequence TTGCACAAAATTGGTATTGATTTAGGCGGTACTAAAACTGAAATTATTGTTTTGGATGAATCCCTGAATATTTTAGAAAGAAAAAGAGTTCCTACGCCTAAAGATAATTATGAAAAAATTATTCAAAATATTGTTAATTTGGTAAATGAGGTATCTCAAAATATTTCTAATTTTTCTATTGGAGTTTGTTGTCCTGGTGCAATTTCAAAAAATAGCGGTCTTATCAAAAATAGTAATACTCAATGTTTGATTGGTAAATCATTAAAAAAAGATCTTGAAAATAAATTAAAAAAAAATATTTCTATTGAAAATGATGCAAATTGTTTTGCTTTATCTGAATCCAAAATGGGTGCTGGGATTGGATTTGATTTTGTCTTTGGTGTAATTTTAGGTACTGGTGTAGGTGGTGGAATTGTAATTCGTGATTCCCTTCATTGTGGAAGAACCAATATTGCAGGTGAATGGGGTCATCATACTTTACATCAAAATGGAAATTCTTGTTACTGTGGAAAATCAGGGTGTGTGGAGACATATCTGAGTGGACCTTCTTTAGAAAAACGTTGGAATCAACTAACTGGATTAACTCAATCTATGCCTGAAATAATAGATAATTTAGATTCTAAAATTGGTAAATCTTGGAAAAATGAATTTTTAGAAAATTTTGGTTACGGTCTTGCAAATGTTATTGATATCTTAGATCCTGATGCAATTATTCTTGGTGGAGGTTTATCAAATATTGATTTTTTGTACGATGAAGGAAAAAATTCCATATATTCAAAAGTATTTTCAGATATTGTTGAAACACCAATTTTGAAAAATAAACTTGGTGATTCTTCAGGTGTATTTGGAGCTGCACTTTTGGATTAA
- a CDS encoding adenine deaminase has protein sequence MGEKKANLVLTNCNLLSVYTREIIPNTQIAIINDRIAYVGPDANHTVGPKTKIIDIKNKFVSPGFADPHLHIDQFVLPSEFAKQALLCGVTSLFSDPIDIVSVAGNKGFQEFLKLGENLPIRIFQTVPGGLPVDAKFSNSKSLTLSQEKSAIKHPHVIGMGEVFSWTKVTSREPKTMKSLSTMLEHDCIINGHTAGASGKKLNAYISSGILSCHEPINFEQVLERLRLGMWVMIREGSIRRDLKEIIPHILSHGTYRNRLMFCSDGLDPLDISKFGHIDYCIRESIELGLEPIDAVTMASKNNFDYYNMGKDLGGIAPGKLADILVFDNLTSFKPKHVFVGGKLVVSNGSFVSRIRRNVISQWIKKTVKLKKFSKNDFLIKSKKDHVKANTIFMLNEIITKLGESELSCKDGFVSASIDKDIWKIAAFDRIHGTSQHSIGFLENFGAEIGAFASTWSFHENDLIVLGSNDSDMAIASNHLIKNQGGLVVVKSGKILASLPLQFAGIVSTDSFETVSSNFEQINNSIVDLGCKFARPHLIPLFLPFLALPSVRILSGGIVDVKKRSYISPIN, from the coding sequence ATGGGTGAAAAGAAAGCAAATCTGGTCTTAACAAACTGTAACTTATTGTCAGTTTACACTAGAGAAATAATTCCAAACACTCAGATCGCAATAATTAATGATCGCATTGCATATGTTGGTCCAGATGCTAATCATACTGTAGGACCGAAAACTAAGATTATTGATATCAAAAATAAATTTGTCAGTCCTGGATTTGCAGATCCTCATTTACATATTGATCAATTTGTGTTACCTTCTGAATTTGCAAAACAAGCTCTTCTTTGTGGTGTAACTTCTCTTTTTTCAGATCCTATTGATATTGTAAGTGTAGCTGGCAACAAAGGCTTTCAAGAATTTCTTAAATTAGGTGAAAATTTACCTATTAGAATATTTCAAACAGTTCCTGGAGGACTTCCTGTTGATGCCAAATTTAGTAATAGTAAATCTCTAACTTTATCTCAAGAAAAATCTGCAATTAAACATCCTCATGTAATAGGAATGGGTGAAGTTTTTTCATGGACTAAAGTAACTTCACGTGAACCAAAAACAATGAAATCGCTTTCAACAATGTTAGAACATGATTGTATTATCAATGGACATACTGCTGGTGCAAGTGGAAAAAAACTTAATGCGTATATTTCATCTGGAATTCTTTCTTGTCATGAACCAATTAACTTTGAACAAGTATTAGAAAGATTACGATTGGGGATGTGGGTAATGATTAGAGAAGGTTCTATTCGCCGTGATCTAAAAGAAATTATTCCACATATTTTATCTCATGGTACATACCGTAATCGATTAATGTTTTGTTCTGATGGTCTTGATCCCTTAGATATTTCTAAATTTGGTCATATTGATTATTGTATAAGAGAATCTATCGAACTCGGTTTAGAACCTATAGATGCTGTTACGATGGCATCAAAAAATAATTTTGATTATTATAATATGGGAAAAGACCTTGGGGGAATTGCACCTGGAAAATTAGCTGATATTTTGGTTTTTGATAATCTAACATCATTTAAACCAAAACATGTTTTTGTTGGAGGAAAATTAGTTGTTTCAAATGGTTCATTTGTATCCCGTATTAGAAGAAATGTAATTTCTCAATGGATTAAAAAAACTGTTAAACTAAAAAAATTCTCTAAAAATGATTTTCTAATTAAATCTAAAAAAGATCATGTTAAAGCAAATACAATTTTTATGTTAAATGAAATTATTACTAAATTAGGTGAATCAGAGCTTAGTTGTAAGGATGGCTTTGTTTCTGCATCAATAGACAAAGATATTTGGAAAATTGCAGCATTTGACAGAATTCATGGAACAAGTCAACACTCTATAGGATTTCTTGAAAATTTTGGTGCTGAAATTGGTGCATTTGCTTCAACATGGAGTTTTCATGAAAATGATTTGATTGTACTAGGTTCTAATGATTCAGATATGGCAATTGCATCAAATCATTTAATCAAAAATCAAGGTGGATTAGTTGTCGTTAAATCTGGAAAAATTCTTGCCTCTTTACCCTTACAATTTGCAGGAATAGTTTCGACTGACTCTTTTGAGACTGTTTCATCTAATTTTGAACAGATCAATAATTCTATAGTGGATTTAGGTTGTAAATTTGCAAGACCTCATCTGATCCCTCTATTCTTGCCGTTTCTAGCACTACCTTCTGTAAGAATTCTTTCAGGTGGAATTGTTGATGTTAAAAAACGATCTTATATTTCGCCTATCAATTAG
- the folP gene encoding dihydropteroate synthase, translating into MAKIANISVGGQNPVRIMGILNTSPESFYKKSINTTRSKIKNVVIQMENDGADFIDVGGMSTAPYLSTMISEKVESKRVLDAIKIIQNTTNLPISVDTCRSSVAKIALENDVEIINDISGLKYDKNMKDVISKFQPSLILCAYDSKIILGNSINSTKKLFKSSLKIAKDCHIPDKKIVLDPAIGFFRKTGKGKFFTKIKTDWVERDLSIIKNLNSFKMKYPILISVSNKSLIGNLLEKENPSDRLFGSITAEAICVLNGANIIRTHNVKATRDAITIATKLSK; encoded by the coding sequence ATGGCAAAAATTGCAAATATTTCTGTTGGAGGACAAAACCCTGTTAGAATAATGGGAATTTTGAACACTAGTCCTGAATCATTTTATAAAAAATCCATTAATACTACTCGCTCAAAAATCAAAAATGTTGTTATCCAAATGGAAAATGACGGTGCAGATTTTATTGATGTAGGTGGAATGTCCACAGCACCTTATTTGTCAACCATGATTTCTGAAAAAGTAGAATCTAAAAGAGTTCTTGATGCAATTAAAATCATACAAAATACTACCAATCTTCCAATATCTGTCGATACTTGTAGATCTAGTGTAGCTAAAATTGCTTTAGAAAATGATGTCGAAATAATTAATGATATTTCAGGATTAAAATACGACAAAAATATGAAAGATGTAATTTCTAAATTTCAACCTTCGTTAATTTTATGTGCATATGATTCAAAAATAATATTGGGAAATTCAATTAATTCTACAAAAAAACTTTTTAAAAGTAGTTTAAAAATTGCAAAAGATTGTCATATACCAGATAAAAAAATTGTACTAGATCCAGCAATTGGCTTTTTTAGAAAAACAGGAAAAGGTAAATTTTTTACAAAAATTAAAACAGACTGGGTGGAAAGGGATCTTTCTATTATCAAAAATCTTAATTCCTTTAAAATGAAATACCCTATTTTAATTTCAGTTTCAAATAAATCTCTAATTGGTAATCTTTTAGAAAAAGAAAATCCTTCTGATCGATTATTTGGATCTATTACTGCAGAAGCAATATGTGTTTTAAATGGAGCCAATATCATACGTACTCATAACGTAAAGGCTACTCGAGATGCTATTACAATAGCTACAAAATTATCAAAATAA
- the pheA gene encoding prephenate dehydratase, with product MTSVSFQGERGAYSEAAAKSFFDHDIETIPLPTFSEILQNTSKDISEFSILPVENSLEGSVGESYDLLNSTDLNVTGETYHRIEHCLIGLGNLEEVDTVYSHPQALGQCREFIEKFKMKTIPTYDTAGSVKIIKELKERNCACIASKEAAEISNISIIQENIANNLNNYTRFLILSKTETQETENDKTSIIFSIKHEPGSLFRIIENFNKNNVNLTKIESRPTKTNSWEYNFYVDFEGHQKNSKILEMLDEIKKETLFMKILGSYPSAKIN from the coding sequence ATGACTAGTGTATCGTTCCAAGGTGAACGAGGCGCATATAGTGAAGCCGCAGCAAAATCTTTTTTTGATCATGATATTGAAACAATTCCATTACCAACATTTTCAGAAATTTTGCAAAACACCTCTAAGGATATTTCAGAATTTTCAATTTTACCTGTTGAGAATTCTTTGGAAGGAAGTGTTGGAGAAAGTTATGATTTGTTAAATTCAACAGATCTAAATGTTACTGGGGAAACATATCATAGAATAGAACACTGTTTAATCGGATTAGGTAATTTAGAAGAAGTTGATACAGTGTATTCACATCCACAAGCGTTAGGTCAATGCAGAGAATTTATTGAAAAATTTAAAATGAAAACAATTCCTACTTACGATACTGCAGGCAGTGTAAAAATTATCAAAGAATTGAAAGAAAGAAATTGTGCATGTATAGCAAGTAAAGAAGCTGCAGAAATTTCTAACATATCAATAATTCAAGAAAATATTGCCAATAATCTGAATAACTATACAAGATTTCTAATATTATCAAAAACAGAGACTCAAGAAACAGAAAATGACAAGACTTCAATAATTTTTTCCATAAAGCATGAGCCTGGTTCACTATTTAGAATAATTGAAAATTTTAACAAAAATAATGTTAATTTGACAAAAATAGAATCAAGACCAACTAAAACCAATTCATGGGAATATAATTTCTATGTAGATTTTGAAGGACATCAAAAAAATAGTAAGATTTTAGAAATGCTGGATGAAATTAAAAAAGAAACACTTTTCATGAAAATTTTAGGTTCTTATCCTTCTGCAAAAATAAACTAG
- the guaA gene encoding glutamine-hydrolyzing GMP synthase, translating to MDKILVLDFGSQYSHLICRRIREFSVYAELVPFDISYEEIQKHNPKGIIFSGGPSSVYSSEAPVPENKIFEMDLPLLGICYGHQLIVDKFGGKVKRANKEYGSSLLTIDNDSDLLNGIGESVRAWMSHGDEAEEIPSGFKIIGHTEGAKAAAIASDEKSVYGIQFHPEVVHTEQGTEILKNFVLKVCKAKQEWTMEGFIDSAIEKISKIDGNVLCGVSGGIDSTVVALLIDKAIGDRLKCVFVNNGLLRLNEEKEVEEMFKDNFKVNFTSVDAGNQFLEKLKGVEDPELKRKIVGEEFIHVFTNFAEKEGPFKWLAQGTLYPDVIESGVSKGPADVIKSHHNVGGLPDWLNLEILEPLRELYKDEVRQIAKILGVPEKLFMRHPFPGPGLSVRIMGEITQTKLQISKIASKIVEEELMESGFYTKVWQAYAAVGDDKAVGVVGDERKYGNIVMIRVVDSIDAMTADWTRLPHGVLEKMSNRITNEIEDVTWVTYTISSKPPATIEPQ from the coding sequence ATGGATAAAATTTTAGTTTTAGACTTTGGTTCACAGTATAGTCATTTAATTTGTAGAAGAATTAGAGAGTTTTCCGTTTATGCAGAATTAGTACCATTTGATATTAGTTATGAAGAAATACAAAAACACAATCCAAAAGGAATAATTTTTTCAGGAGGACCATCAAGTGTTTATAGTTCAGAAGCTCCAGTACCAGAAAATAAAATTTTTGAGATGGATTTACCGCTTTTAGGAATTTGTTACGGACATCAATTAATTGTAGATAAATTTGGAGGTAAAGTAAAAAGAGCCAACAAAGAATATGGCTCTTCACTTTTAACAATAGATAATGATAGTGATTTGTTAAATGGTATTGGTGAATCGGTTCGTGCATGGATGAGTCATGGTGATGAAGCAGAAGAAATACCATCAGGATTCAAAATTATTGGGCATACTGAAGGGGCTAAAGCTGCAGCAATTGCATCAGATGAAAAATCAGTATACGGAATTCAATTTCATCCAGAGGTAGTGCACACAGAACAAGGTACTGAAATTCTCAAGAATTTTGTTCTAAAAGTTTGTAAAGCAAAACAAGAATGGACAATGGAAGGTTTTATCGATTCAGCAATAGAAAAAATTTCAAAAATTGATGGAAATGTATTATGTGGTGTTAGTGGAGGTATAGACTCTACAGTAGTAGCACTGTTAATTGACAAAGCCATTGGAGATAGACTCAAGTGTGTTTTTGTCAACAATGGTTTGTTAAGATTAAATGAAGAGAAAGAAGTGGAAGAGATGTTCAAAGATAATTTTAAAGTGAATTTTACATCAGTTGATGCAGGAAATCAATTCCTTGAAAAATTAAAAGGAGTAGAAGATCCGGAACTAAAAAGAAAAATTGTAGGTGAAGAATTTATTCATGTTTTTACAAATTTTGCTGAAAAAGAGGGTCCATTCAAATGGTTAGCACAAGGAACTTTGTATCCAGATGTAATTGAAAGTGGAGTTTCAAAAGGTCCAGCAGATGTAATTAAATCACATCATAATGTTGGAGGATTACCAGATTGGTTAAATTTAGAAATTTTGGAACCATTAAGAGAATTATACAAAGATGAAGTAAGACAAATTGCTAAAATTTTAGGTGTTCCTGAAAAACTTTTCATGAGACATCCATTTCCAGGTCCAGGATTATCAGTTAGAATTATGGGAGAAATTACTCAGACAAAATTACAGATTTCAAAGATTGCTAGTAAAATAGTTGAAGAGGAGTTAATGGAATCTGGATTCTATACAAAAGTTTGGCAGGCATATGCAGCAGTGGGAGATGATAAGGCTGTAGGAGTAGTTGGAGATGAGAGAAAATATGGAAACATAGTTATGATTAGAGTGGTAGATTCTATTGACGCAATGACTGCTGATTGGACTAGACTGCCACATGGAGTATTAGAAAAAATGAGTAATAGAATTACTAATGAAATTGAGGATGTTACTTGGGTGACATATACAATTTCAAGCAAACCACCAGCAACAATTGAGCCACAATAA